From the genome of Anopheles funestus chromosome 2RL, idAnoFuneDA-416_04, whole genome shotgun sequence:
ACCAAGCCAAACCCCTTGATACCATGTATGGgtgaagtttaatttaataaaccgAACAATTAAACAACACTCCAGACTCCACGCTTTGACTGCACGCGCTTTGGAGACTGCTCTTCGTAAGCATGGATCTCCTCTGGTACGAAAGTCACACACACAGTCTGGGAAGAGAATGTGTTTCAagccaaatatttttttcaaatttacccgttttttgtattatgaaaatttttacaatcaTGAAAAATTTTATGAGGACAAATACATAATTTGATTTCTTTACAAAATAGATATCGAGTTCAAGCTATGGATCAAGCGGTTTTGTACACTTTTGAGGCATAAATTATGATCGTTAGGCAGCGAAGGTGTGTGAGGAAGAATGTGAAAAAAGGCTCCTAGTAATCAATAAGCGACGGGCATCTAACTGCGACGAGGTGGCCGAGTGGTTAAGGCGTTGGACTGCTAATCCAATGTGCTCTGCACGCGTGGGTTCGAATCCCATCCTCGTCGGCTACCAAATTtggtaataatttttattaattctatGTTAATAATCCGTTCGATtatgtaaaacacaaaaaatgcttcttatcatcatcatcatcatcacacttcttactaacaaaaaaaaaaacaaatccaaataaagaaataaaaacatgcgTGTGTTTAAAAGGTGACAATTATTCTACTATAATACGAACTGAGgttaaaaattctaaaattaagATTTAAATGTtggattttacattttacactTTGTTCTCTAAAAACCCATCCCAACTTTTCTTACTTCattgtattttttcccctttttttaactgttttttaatgtttctttcaTATTCTCATTAATACGTCAGTCAATTTAAAGCAGCCCCTTGCGAAagagaaaagcgaaaaaccaaacaaacaaccttaCCAACCGTCGTAGCCTTTCGAATTCATATTTACCAGTCGATTACCAGTACAGTACATAAGAAGTAAAACAGTGCGTGTCTGgtatatttgttattttttgttttgttttataaacacAAATGTTTATGAGTATTTCGTTTACTTTCTGTTCAAATGTGTTACCCTTTTACAAAAGGTTTCATTTCGCACATTGCTCTTTAGAGTAACTATTTTCATGtaaatgtgtttgtatgtttcctGCTTTCGTAACAAATACTAGCAAAACAACCGAATTGTTGATTGAACTGTCCCGGATGGTGTAGTTTTAACATGTTGACTCGtagtttaattgttttccGGCCAGAACCCTTTGCCAGACATTTGTTGATTCGGTTATCATAACAACCATGACTGATGGAAGAATGAATGTgtgaaaaagaagtaaaacaagATTAGCTAAATCGAATATaagttttttgcaaatttatatCAAAGTCTGTACTTTACACAGTGCACAGAACAAAGCATTAAGCTCATCATATTAGTtccttatttaaaaaaaaaaaaacagaggaaCAATAgctataattttataatttttattgcttatttAATCGACCCCAAGCAAGGCAATGAGGCgattaaacttttctttcgttttttcttctcacacactctctctGCTGATTTTACTCATCGACGCCCATGTGCATCGAAACGTGTCGACAACATGCCAAAAACCGCGTTATCACAGGGCACCGTGACGAAATTTCCTGAACCATGGATGCAGGTGGTCGGAAAGAGAATGCTCCAGAGAGGGGTCAAGGTAGAGTGAACGGGTCCGCAAACTGTTCAAATTAATCGGAGAGCTTAAACGCGGCAGAGAGTGATCACATTATGCCCGGCACGGTGTATTCTAATCTAATCATGGCCCAAGGGAGCAAGCAATGTTTGTGTTTACTTACCGTACTACtacctttttttccaattcctCAGTTCTGTTTTCTCTTGACGGCTGTCGGCGCCTAACTGTAGTGGCATCCGGTATTGCCTCCTGTAACCAGGTCTGTTCAAAGTGCACacggtttgttttgtggtgaaTGTGAATTCTTGTGATTAAACTTCCTTCTTGCTGGTTTGCTAGAGACGTGTTCCCTGGACGGCAGGACGACATGCAACGCCACGTACTTTATGCAGGTGGAACGACAATGGGCACTGCCGAGCGGACTAACTTCGATCTGCTCGACGAGCTGGAACTATTGTTACGTCGGAAAGGACGTTTGCCCGTGCTGCTGGTGACCTTGATTGCGCTGGCCGTATGTTTCCTCGTCGTAGGCCTACTAATGGCCACCGGGATCATGATGGTGACGttctttcttttcatcttctttAACGAAACACCCAGTGAGCTGAATGTTGCGCTTAACGCATGAGAAGATGCTTGAGCTGTGGTGTGTTCGATGGTGTGGCAAAATAAACTATCCTTGTTAAAAACGAGTATCGAGGCACGTTGTGAAATGTTCTACACGCCAACAAGACAAGACCATCCTTGTAGAAATGGTAACTTCTAAACAAACGCGACGGTGAGGAGATTAAATCCAATTGTATCTGCGTGATGCAACGgcggaaattgaatttaatcgGTCGGTTCCCTTGCGCTCGCCATTCCTGTGGACAGTTTTAATCGTCTCCGATGACCCAGACGCGTTCGTAACGCCTACGCGTCTCGGAAATCGGGGCACGCTTAAAACCCGTTCTGCCCGGATGatggcacacaaacaaacacacagacacattcccaaaacgaaaaacatctCTAAttcttgaaacaaaacaaacaatgagTTCAgagattattaattaaaataagcGTGGGCGATGGCCCTTCTAGGGATGGGAGGAATGACGAATTTATGAGTAGCATGTTACGAAACCGACATACCAAGAAGGAGCTTAGTTGTTCGGTTTAAGCAAAGAGTTCGAACGAACGAGTGTGGTACGGTTGAAccattcattccatttttctgtCGTCTTCTAATTAGGATATGAAGTAAACTCGTTCATAGCACTAAAACTAACCCGTCTGAATGTTAATCGATAAGAGAACAAGCAACAATGGGATTCATTTTATTCCACGCAAGGAAACTTAACCCCGTAGATCGATAATGAtacaattaatttgatttattaacTAATTTTCTATCACCCTGTAAAACTATGCCTCACTTGCATCGTTGATTATTTatctaacaaaaacaaaactatgtcCTACTCTTTGATTCTTATCCGATACACCTGTATTAGGTTGCaatattgtttattctttaGCATCATTTCATCGTTTAGTTTAATCGATGCAGAACGGCCCTCAGATAACAAAATAGCCCTGTTAACCCCGACACACCGCGAAGCACCACTATCCTTTCGGTATGAAAACTCGAACGAACCGTCCCAAATGTCGACGAATGTAACCACCCCAAGACTCTACGGGGCTTCGCGCTACCCTGCGCTGTTCTGCGATCCTTTTTTCACCCAAGTACCGGTTCCATTCGACATTCATCCGACCGAGAGACTTCTCTAGCCCATCCAGCTTTTGCTCCATAATGACCAGCTTCCGGTTGCTGTCTTCCGCTGCTTTGCGTATCGTTTCGAACTGCGTGTTGCGGAAATAGTAGTTTATGGACGTAGCCACAATACCCAGCAAAGCACCGACGCCTGAGGCAATGATGGACCAGTACTTCACATTGTTCGCTTGCGTCCGTTCCTTCTCGTGCGATGTCTTCACCGCGGCCGTTAGATGGGAAAACAGTTCCCGTTCTTCTTGATCGATAATCTGGAAGATTtgatttttctccttttctcgTGCGATCACCTACAATTAGTGGAATTAATGAAGTTTTAGATTACGGTCTTACTGTCAATATTCATCACACAACACTTACATCAAACTCTTGCTTGATCAGTTCCACGTAACGGTGTTCTCCACGGGTAGCTTTCTGAAGATCGACATGAATGTCCTGGAGCTGTTTGCGGACCAGCGTCAATTCCAGCAGTATATGGCGACGACGTTCTTGCACCAGCTGCAGCTGATCCTGTATCTCGATCACCTTGTTCTGGGCGATTTTCACTTCATTCATCCCACTAAATTCATCGTAAAATGATTGGGCCTCGTATAACTTACTTTTGGCCAAATCAACCAAACTAATTCGACGTAGTGCTACATCTGTGTTCCGATTCTGGCTACCCGATTTGTTAACCTGTTCCGCCGGTTCGATGGTGTAATATTGgtaggtttttttctcctgcgtTGCCGGTTCGATCGTCTTGGCACGATCGGCTATGCATCGTACCGCAACGATCCTAGTGGGTCCGAAAGCCGGTTGCTTTAACGCGTAACCCGTAAAAGTGACAAATACTCGGGACGATAACATGTTCCGGCCAGTGGTACTTGCAGAAATGCCACACGAAAATGCACAATTGGTTACTCGTtgaatggaaaatgatttcACATTTGTACGTTGTTTACAAAATcggttccttgtttttttcttctggaaaCTGTCAAATGCCGCCGGTACATTTTACAGGGGTCGCACAGCTGCAAACTAAACGCGATTGTTTATCACTTAATTTCTGATGCACAGTTGTTTGACTTAGTTAGCCACTTATTCCAAATGATTTATTCGACAACAAGTAAAGCTTTCATTTAATAGctatcgaaatcgaaatgttAGAACGAAACTAATCAACCTTTCCTTATAATACTCATAATAACCTATTGTGCATTCAATCTTTCATGCCAACCCTGTAACCCGATGAAAAAACTTAACCATCTCAACgtacaaaatatcaaaacatttatttcgtTCGTATGTAAACATTCAGTTACATATTGATACAAAACTAACAGGAACTCTGATTGTTTTAATTCCATATCCAATTAAATGTTCCAGTTTTACATACTTTGTAGGAATGCTTACCGAGCGGAATATTCCTTCACGCATCTTTTCGAAACATGTACCGATATAAACGCACGGGCTGACGATAGAGACTGCTTCCCCACGATTCGACCGTTTGCTTAGAAAACACGTACCCGTACAAACGACCCGGCTGACGGTACAGATAGCTTCCCCAGGATTCGGTTGACGGTTTCACATTCCGTGACTGTTCCTGTTCGACATAACTTACTAATGTCTTCATCATTTTGCTCTGCATTGCCATATGATTTTGCACCTTGCTATCTTTGTAGTGATTATATCCAGCGTTCGCACTGAAACCTAGCACCGCCACGATGGTGGTGAGAAACAATTTCACCAGCCGTATATTGTTCGCTTCCTGTCGTTCCTTCAAATGAACATCGTTGAAAGCGTGCGTTAGCTGCATCAGCATCAGTTGATGTTCGTAGTTCATCACTTCTATCAGGCTGTCCAGCCGCTGCTTCTCAGAGTGTAACTGCAATATTCAAACTTTTATGAATATACTGAAATGCATCCACCAAAGGTGCTTTACACTTGCCTTAAATTCCTGCTTCAACAGTTCAATGTATTGGGCATCTTCGCGCGACACTGTCTGCTGGGAACTGTT
Proteins encoded in this window:
- the LOC125762586 gene encoding mitochondrial potassium channel-like; this encodes MLSSRVFVTFTGYALKQPAFGPTRIVAVRCIADRAKTIEPATQEKKTYQYYTIEPAEQVNKSGSQNRNTDVALRRISLVDLAKSKLYEAQSFYDEFSGMNEVKIAQNKVIEIQDQLQLVQERRRHILLELTLVRKQLQDIHVDLQKATRGEHRYVELIKQEFDVIAREKEKNQIFQIIDQEERELFSHLTAAVKTSHEKERTQANNVKYWSIIASGVGALLGIVATSINYYFRNTQFETIRKAAEDSNRKLVIMEQKLDGLEKSLGRMNVEWNRYLGEKRIAEQRRVARSPVESWGGYIRRHLGRFVRVFIPKG